The DNA region TATCAAACGCACCCTTCCAGCTCGGTTTCTACAATACTACCCCCAACGCCTTCACCCTCGCCATGAAAATAGGCGTTCCCCGCTCCGAATCACTCCGTCGATGGGTCTGGGAAGCCAATCGCGGCAACCCCGTCAAGGAAAACGCCACCTTTTCCTTTGGCAGTGACGGAAACCTCGTTCTCGCCGAAGCCGACGGTCGGATCAAGTGGCAGACCGACACCGCCAATAAGGGCGTCGTGGACTGTCAACTCCTCCCTAACGGCAATTTGGTGTTGGTTGATTCCAAAGGCAAATTTGTTTGGCAGAGCTTTGATTTTCCAACCGACACCCTTTTGGTAGGACAATCTCTTCGTGCCGGTGGAGTAAACAAACTTGTGAGTCGAGCTTCAGTTAAAGAGAATTCAAATGGGGCTTATAGCATGGTGTTGGAGCCGAATAAAGGGTTATCTTGGTTCTACAAATCCCCAAATTCTCCAAATCCCCTGCTTTACTTTTCGTCATCATTTTGGGAATTCGGGTTCGTTGTCCCTGGTGAATCAATAAAGTTTGATATCAGGACTGAAACAGATACTTCAGATGTCCTGATTAGAAACTACCTATCATTGGGTCGATTTCTGGCATGGACAAATTATAACGCAACGTATTCATTTCTGCGATTGGGAATAGACGGAAGGCTGAGAATATTCACTTACAATGATAAAGTTGACAGTTCGGCCTGGGAGGAGGTTTTCACTCAGTTTATTAACGATAAATGGCACCCAGAAGATGATCAAGAGTGTCAATTGCCGGAGAAGTGTGGGAAGTTTGGGTTGTGCAGCAAGAACCAATGCGTGGCTTGCCCGACCGAGAAGGGACTGTTGGGGTGGAGCGAGGAGTGCGAGTTGAAGAAGGTGAGTTCGTGCAAACCTGTTGATTTCCATTACTATAAGCTTGAGGGGGTGGAGCATTTCGTCAGCCAATTCACGAGGGGAAGTTCGTGTTAggaatttcaagttgaataatacttcctattgaaatcaattgatctgattaatttcacaagtcaaccaaatcatactagcagatcagcaaagtaataaagaacaccagatttacgtggaaaaccctctcaacacggagggtaaaaaaccacggggcaaaaccaacagatttcactaatcagtaagaaaccgatacaattgttcttctcaactttaaacctaaagttgaggtatacatacagagaaactaatttcattcaaacccaaacaaatctaggtttgagaaaacatgaaattccctttacaagtaagagagaaatgaacctgagggtaatcaagacaaagaaggtgatactctgttctccttctcttcttcttcctctatatcttcttcccttcttcttcctctgtattttcttcactctgtttctcttgatctcttcacagaactctctctgaaaattgtggtagagagagaaacaaaattagggtttatttggttttatattgcctaattgggctggacccataaggcccaacaatctccccctccagcccacggagagaggcacaccgatcttcaagtcatcacttggtattcacgCCGACAAACCGACAACAAAGCTCaaacttgtcttttggaa from Impatiens glandulifera chromosome 5, dImpGla2.1, whole genome shotgun sequence includes:
- the LOC124938778 gene encoding epidermis-specific secreted glycoprotein EP1-like is translated as MYSSSSSSSLKLFTIVILIIFFCSPSNSAGVPKDKTFKFVNEGEIPDINVEYVADFRPFTGSSSVSNAPFQLGFYNTTPNAFTLAMKIGVPRSESLRRWVWEANRGNPVKENATFSFGSDGNLVLAEADGRIKWQTDTANKGVVDCQLLPNGNLVLVDSKGKFVWQSFDFPTDTLLVGQSLRAGGVNKLVSRASVKENSNGAYSMVLEPNKGLSWFYKSPNSPNPLLYFSSSFWEFGFVVPGESIKFDIRTETDTSDVLIRNYLSLGRFLAWTNYNATYSFLRLGIDGRLRIFTYNDKVDSSAWEEVFTQFINDKWHPEDDQECQLPEKCGKFGLCSKNQCVACPTEKGLLGWSEECELKKVSSCKPVDFHYYKLEGVEHFVSQFTRGSSVNEMDCGKKCTSDCKCLGYFYYRESSRCWNVFDIKTLKKVSNSSHVGYIKVSNK